A stretch of Brassica napus cultivar Da-Ae chromosome C6, Da-Ae, whole genome shotgun sequence DNA encodes these proteins:
- the LOC106403715 gene encoding uncharacterized protein LOC106403715 — MADVTRAPRTKDFGSTSIQCPMLSSTNYTVWSMRMKVLLRVHEVWHTIKHGSDDQKKNDVAIALLFQSVPETLILKVGEQTASKEIWNAIKSRHLGADRVREARLQTLMTEFDRLKMDDNDTVDDFTGKISCLSSKAISLGENIEESKMVKKFLKGLPRHKYIQVVASLEQVLDLTSMGFEDIIGRLMAYKERVGEETQKEDQGKLMFSNNEEHSQRGYENSRGRGRGRNGRGRGLRRDKPGHYATVCPEKTEKNQETNLNETEEAVALYVHEVVFLNEDKVIPKNLDIDKGNANVWYLDNGASNHMTGNKLFSSLNLNTKGKVKFGDGSCVDIVEKGVVTFLCKTGEKKTLKDIYYIPDLKHNKLSLGKATEN; from the exons ATGGCTGACGTGACTAGGGCTCCACGCACAAAGGACTTTGGATCTACATCCATCCAATGTCCGATGTTGTCATCGACAAACTACACAGTTTGgtcgatgaggatgaaggttCTACTTCGTGTTCATGAAGTGTGGCACACGATCAAACACGGTTCAGATGATCAAAAGAAGAACGATGTTGCGATAGCTCTTTTGTTTCAATCTGTTCCCGAAACTTTGATTCTCAAGGTGGGAGAACAAACCGCATCAAAAGAGATCTGGAACGCCATCAAGTCACGACACCTAGGAGCTGATCGTGTAAGGGAGGCGAGACTTCAGACGTTGATGACGGAGTTTGATAGGTTGAAGATGGATGATAACGATACGGTCGATGACTTCACGGGGAAAATATCATGCCTATCATCTAAAGCAATCTCCTTGGGAGAGAACATAGAAGAATCCAAGATGGTTaagaagttcttgaagggtCTTCCGAGACACAAGTATATCCAGGTCGTAGCATCACTTGAGCAAGTCCTAGATCTCACCTCGATGGGGTTTGAAGACATAATTGGAAGGCTTATGGCGTACAAGGAGCGTGTAGGAGAAGAAACTCAGAAAGAAGACCAAGGGAAGCTGATGTTTTCGAACAATGAAGAGCATAGTCAGAGGGGCTATGAGAACTCCCGtggtagaggaagaggacggAACGGTAGAGGCAGAGGTTTGAG acGTGACAAGCCTGGTCACTACGCAACTGTCTGTCCCGAGAAGacggagaagaatcaagaaaccaACCTAAATGAGACAGAAGAGGCCGTTGCACTCTATGTACACGAGGTGGTGTTTTTGAACGAAGATAAGGTGATTCCCAAGAATCTTGATATTGACAAAGGCAATGCAAATGTCTGGTATTTGGATAATGGAGCGAGCAATCACATGACAGGGAACAAGTTATTTTCGAGTTTGAATCTCAACACCAAAGGGAAGGTGAAGTTTGGTGATGGATCGTGTGTTGACATTGTAGAAAAGGGTGTGGTTACCTTTCTGTGCAAGACTGGAGAGAAGAAGACACTCAAGGACATATACTACATACCCGACCTGAAGCACAACAAACTGAGTCTTGGGAAAGCAACAGAAAACTGA